The following nucleotide sequence is from Deltaproteobacteria bacterium.
TGGGGTTAAACAGCCTCCTGCCCGGAGATGTGAGGGTGGTTGACTGCAGATGGGCCCCCGAGGGTTTTCACTCGCGTTTCAGCGCAACTGGGAAAAGATACCGTTATCTTATCCTCAATCGTCGGAAACCCACGGCTCTCCTCAGAAACAGGGTATGGAATGTCCGGCATCCCCTGGATCTGGAGAGTATGAGGGCAGGCGCTTTTCACCTCATAGGGGAGAAAGATTTTTTCGCCTTCCGGTCCTCCGGAGATCCCGGAACAACTGTGAGGGAGATGAGGGAGATCTCCATCGAACAGAACGAAGATATCGTCACCATCTTCTTTGAGGCCAATGGATTTCTCAAACACATGGTCAGGAATATCACGGGCGCTCTCGTTGAAGTGGGAAAAGGCAGGATGTCGCCGGGGGACCTGAAGAAACTCCTGGATGCCGGGTCCCGCCTGAATGCTCCCCGTAAAGCTCCCGCCCAGGGGCTGACCCTGATGGAAGTGTATTACCAGTCCAGAGTCCAGTGTCCAGAGCCAACAGTCCAGAGTCTGTAGGGGAAAAGCGGATGCAAAGGCTTGGTCTAACATGGATGGAGGGGATAAGGCAAGCAATGGAGAAAAGCAGGCTATGGGCTATGGCCAATAAGCCTTAAAGTCATTTACCGCGGATGGACGCAGATGGACGCGGATAAGGTTTTGCCACA
It contains:
- the truA gene encoding tRNA pseudouridine(38-40) synthase TruA; translated protein: MKRLVLTIEYDGTFFHGWQVQPGLRTVQRDMENALTCMMGQTIRVSASGRTDAGVHALAQVAHCDVPKRIPPENVALGLNSLLPGDVRVVDCRWAPEGFHSRFSATGKRYRYLILNRRKPTALLRNRVWNVRHPLDLESMRAGAFHLIGEKDFFAFRSSGDPGTTVREMREISIEQNEDIVTIFFEANGFLKHMVRNITGALVEVGKGRMSPGDLKKLLDAGSRLNAPRKAPAQGLTLMEVYYQSRVQCPEPTVQSL